In a genomic window of Akkermansiaceae bacterium:
- the blaOXA gene encoding class D beta-lactamase, which yields MQQRVRHPGLVICVIVLTLSHPLSVAAVAVRPDWSGFFNRYKAEGTIVVSDERSGSASDMVFNAHRAKKRYSPASTFKIPHALFALEAGAIRDEFQTIKWDGKVRASPAWNHDQNLRSSMRHSVVWVYQKFAHEMGEQKERDYLEKAQYGNQDPTGKNPFWVEGNLRISAVEQIAFLKKLYRNKLPFSVANQRLVKDVMLIEAGRDWILRGKSGWSGTIGWWVGWVEHPDGPVFFALNIDTPHRLADLPKRETIARAVLSSLAALKPNTEQPDGPSRE from the coding sequence ATGCAGCAACGAGTTCGCCATCCCGGTCTGGTCATCTGTGTCATCGTCCTCACGCTGTCACATCCGTTGTCTGTCGCTGCGGTCGCTGTGCGGCCAGACTGGTCGGGGTTCTTCAACCGGTATAAGGCCGAAGGCACGATAGTCGTATCCGATGAACGGTCTGGCTCGGCGTCGGACATGGTATTCAACGCGCATCGCGCCAAAAAACGATATTCACCTGCATCGACATTCAAGATACCACACGCTCTTTTTGCCCTGGAGGCGGGGGCCATTCGGGACGAATTCCAGACAATCAAGTGGGACGGTAAGGTAAGGGCATCCCCTGCATGGAATCATGATCAGAACCTCCGCTCATCCATGCGGCATTCCGTTGTCTGGGTGTATCAGAAATTCGCACATGAAATGGGTGAGCAGAAGGAGCGGGATTATTTGGAAAAGGCCCAATACGGAAACCAGGACCCAACAGGAAAAAACCCGTTTTGGGTCGAGGGAAACCTCCGGATCTCTGCCGTAGAACAGATAGCATTCCTCAAAAAACTCTACAGGAACAAACTCCCGTTCAGCGTTGCCAACCAACGACTGGTAAAGGATGTCATGCTGATAGAGGCGGGGCGCGATTGGATACTGCGCGGTAAGAGCGGCTGGAGCGGCACCATTGGATGGTGGGTCGGCTGGGTGGAGCATCCAGACGGACCGGTGTTTTTCGCTTTGAACATTGATACCCCCCATCGCCTTGCTGACCTGCCAAAGCGAGAAACCATTGCCCGGGCTGTCCTTTCCTCATTGGCTGCCCTCAAACCAAACACGGAACAACCCGACGGCCCCTCCCGTGAATGA